From Rutidosis leptorrhynchoides isolate AG116_Rl617_1_P2 chromosome 3, CSIRO_AGI_Rlap_v1, whole genome shotgun sequence, a single genomic window includes:
- the LOC139897964 gene encoding uncharacterized protein, whose protein sequence is MSVFGGDSWGREAQYRKRRVNDLLLDAAGDHFSYRKLPSGKYACLICPHNPVLDTPLMLSMHMKARRHLAAELQLKLREEERQNEMNKRIALSKDSSSITKTDDVVTKQTNLATKPLIEKTRKGTIEVLRHSYPEQSTSNNSKFSYTDSEVYGLTSLTFGQTEEVSGKDFVQVPIEYRERRERELKFTAAGWKRDCHGGWFRDENVEFDSDEEDPNETFANGNWSDV, encoded by the exons ATGAGCGTGTTCGGAGGAGACAGCTGGGGGAGAGAAGCACAGTACCGGAAAAGGAGAGTCAACGATCTCCTTTTGGACGCCGCCGGCGATCATTTTTCCTACCGGAAACTTCCTTCCGGCAAATATGCCTGCCTCATTTGCCCTCACAATCCGGTCCTTGATACCCCTCTGATGCTCTCT ATGCACATGAAAGCAAGGCGTCATCTTGCTGCCGAATTGCAATTAAAACTAAGAGAAGAAGAAAGACAAAATGAGATGAATAAACGAATAGCTTTATCGAAAGATTCTAGTTCCATTACGAAAACTGATGACGTAGTGACGAAACAGACAAACTTAGCTACTAAACCGTTGATTGAAAAAACGCGAAAGGGTACTATTGAGGTACTTCGACATAGTTATCCTGAACAAAGTACTTCAAACAACAGCAAATTTAGTTACACTGATAGTGAAGTGTATGGTTTGACCAGTTTGACATTTGGTCAAACAGAGGAGGTATCTGGTAAGGATTTTGTGCAGGTCCCAATAGAGTATCGAGAACGCAGGGAGAGGGAACTTAAGTTTACAGCAGCTGGTTGGAAGCGCGATTGTCATGGAGGGTGGTTTAGAGATGAAAAT GTTGAATTTGATTCTGATGAAGAGGATCCGAATGAAACGTTTGCGAATGGAAATTGGAGTGATGTTTGA